A genomic window from Triticum urartu cultivar G1812 chromosome 7, Tu2.1, whole genome shotgun sequence includes:
- the LOC125523494 gene encoding uncharacterized protein LOC125523494 — MGDQRNASSSSSCRGRRGPAGFGLALARLVRRMRRRSKMLLCSAAPTGASSRCRQYDPLSYARNFDCDGFGTALYDDVSGADHLCHHYTFASRFVLASSDARQPH; from the coding sequence ATGGGAGATCAGCGAAATgcctcgtcgtcgtcgtcgtgccGCGGCCGGCGGGGCCCGGCCGGGTTCGGGCTGGCGCTGGCCCGGCTGGTGCGGAGGATGCGGAGGCGGAGCAAGATGCTGCTGTGCAGTGCGGCTCCCACGGGCGCGTCCTCCCGGTGCCGCCAGTACGACCCGCTCAGCTACGCGCGGAACTTCGACTGCGACGGCTTCGGCACCGCGCTGTACGACGACGTCTCCGGCGCCGACCACCTCTGCCACCACTACACCTTCGCCTCGCGCTTCGTGCTCGCCTCCTCCGACGCCCGCCAGCCGCACTAG